The Vespula pensylvanica isolate Volc-1 chromosome 5, ASM1446617v1, whole genome shotgun sequence genome includes a window with the following:
- the LOC122629059 gene encoding polyadenylate-binding protein-interacting protein 1 isoform X1, translating to MDRLGEDESGNSYVERRVSGRGRGRGSWVPMPKNTQEQQTLRRPHYAGSAHPAVGSTVTNCSEQNKSQESINSIVENSTLSVDAAEFVPKCQSYVVPMQQPPSMIWPKHSVQNRIQLARELPHQLPGQTQLQHRQIIERQHYEHFSDSIHSSRQRQHDEQEELRLDNQEQNLANTMHQLASVMHYLTMNPGSFASLVPPLLNNIKLYCESPTELQEIVEVVIVQSINEGNFRYSGARIFMCLDTAMTREEQKPFREILHSLCKDKTQKQASTWQKNDKHTEEEQMKCHGLILFLAELVVQMGDVLAFELGEQLIQLISIVLKNPGSNSAKHICQALKLAGHTLERDKRGSRKEMENMMRALTELVTEGRADSSVGRMIDSVHQLRNGNWGRDSHNSSSQNSLPEPIHSTKMQHEYNELVLYGPDGKVLSAEESQFLQDAATDASDSEKQAEIDQEYEELLEDEDDESFATAYEEFLKLLPNKIENKVHQ from the exons ATGGATCGTCTTGGTGAAGATGAAAGTGGCAATTCTTATGTGGAAAGACGTGTAAGCGGTCGAGGACGAGGTCGTGGTTCTTGGGTGCCAATGCCAAAAAATACGCAAGAACAGCAAACATTGAGAAGACCGCATTATGCCGGTAGTGCACATCCAGCTGTCG GTTCTACCGTGACTAACTGCTCTGAACAAAACAAATCACAAGAATCTATTAACAGTATTGTTGAAAATTCAACTTTATCGGTAGATGCTGCTGAATTTGTTCCTAAATGCCAGAGTTATGTTGTACCtatg cAGCAACCACCATCAATGATTTGGCCCAAACATTCTGTCCAAAATAGAATTCAATTAGCAAGAGAATTACCTCATCAGTTACCAGGTCAAACACAGTTACAACACAGACAGATAATAGAAAGGCAACATTATGAACATTTTTCTGATTCCATACATTCATCTCGACAACGTCAACATGACGAACAAGAA GAGTTACGGCTAGATAATCAGGAACAAAATTTGGCAAATACAATGCATCAGCTAGCTAGTGTGATGCATTATTTAACTATGAATCCTGGAAGTTTTGCATCTTTAGTACCACCACTTCTCAACAATATCAAGCTTTATTGTGAATCTCCTACTGAACTTCAAGAAATTGTAGAAGTTGTAATAGTACAg AGTATAAATGAAGGAAATTTCCGATATAGCGGTGCTCGTATATTTATGTGTCTTGATACTGCTATGACAAGAGAGGAACAAAAACCTTTCAGAGAAATTCTACATTCACT atgTAAGGATAAAACACAGAAACAAGCTTCTACTTGGcagaaaaatgataaacacACAGAAGAGGAACAGATGAAATGCCATGGATTGATATTATTCCTAGCAGAATTAGTTGTTCAAATGGGGGATGTGCTTGCTTTTGAATTAGGAGAACAGCTAATACAACTTATTTCAATTGTATTGAAAAATCCAGGATCAAATTCTGCTAAACATATATGCCAAGCACTTAAA cTGGCAGGACATActttagaaagagataaaagaggtagccgaaaagaaatggaaaatatgaTGCGTGCTTTAACAGAATTAGTCACAGAAGGAAGAGCAGATTCAAGTGTGGGTCGCATGATCGATAGTGTACATCAGTTGCGTAATGGAAATTGGGGACGAGATAGTCATAATTCATCCAGTCAAAATTCATTACCAGAACCTATACATTCAACTAAAATGCAACATGAATATAATGAACTTGTTCTGTATGGTCCTGATGGTAAAGTACTATCTGCTGAAGAAAGCCAATTCTTACAGGATGCAGCAACAGATGCTAGTGATTCTGAAAAACAAGC aGAAATAGATCAAGAGTACGAAGAATTATTGGAAGATGAAGACGACGAATCATTTGCTACTGCCtatgaagaatttttaaaacttttacccaataaaattgaaaataaagtaCATCAGTGA
- the LOC122629059 gene encoding polyadenylate-binding protein-interacting protein 1 isoform X2: MDRLGEDESGNSYVERRVSGRGRGRGSWVPMPKNTQEQQTLRRPHYAGSAHPAVGSTVTNCSEQNKSQESINSIVENSTLSVDAAEFVPKCQSYVVPMQPPSMIWPKHSVQNRIQLARELPHQLPGQTQLQHRQIIERQHYEHFSDSIHSSRQRQHDEQEELRLDNQEQNLANTMHQLASVMHYLTMNPGSFASLVPPLLNNIKLYCESPTELQEIVEVVIVQSINEGNFRYSGARIFMCLDTAMTREEQKPFREILHSLCKDKTQKQASTWQKNDKHTEEEQMKCHGLILFLAELVVQMGDVLAFELGEQLIQLISIVLKNPGSNSAKHICQALKLAGHTLERDKRGSRKEMENMMRALTELVTEGRADSSVGRMIDSVHQLRNGNWGRDSHNSSSQNSLPEPIHSTKMQHEYNELVLYGPDGKVLSAEESQFLQDAATDASDSEKQAEIDQEYEELLEDEDDESFATAYEEFLKLLPNKIENKVHQ, encoded by the exons ATGGATCGTCTTGGTGAAGATGAAAGTGGCAATTCTTATGTGGAAAGACGTGTAAGCGGTCGAGGACGAGGTCGTGGTTCTTGGGTGCCAATGCCAAAAAATACGCAAGAACAGCAAACATTGAGAAGACCGCATTATGCCGGTAGTGCACATCCAGCTGTCG GTTCTACCGTGACTAACTGCTCTGAACAAAACAAATCACAAGAATCTATTAACAGTATTGTTGAAAATTCAACTTTATCGGTAGATGCTGCTGAATTTGTTCCTAAATGCCAGAGTTATGTTGTACCtatg CAACCACCATCAATGATTTGGCCCAAACATTCTGTCCAAAATAGAATTCAATTAGCAAGAGAATTACCTCATCAGTTACCAGGTCAAACACAGTTACAACACAGACAGATAATAGAAAGGCAACATTATGAACATTTTTCTGATTCCATACATTCATCTCGACAACGTCAACATGACGAACAAGAA GAGTTACGGCTAGATAATCAGGAACAAAATTTGGCAAATACAATGCATCAGCTAGCTAGTGTGATGCATTATTTAACTATGAATCCTGGAAGTTTTGCATCTTTAGTACCACCACTTCTCAACAATATCAAGCTTTATTGTGAATCTCCTACTGAACTTCAAGAAATTGTAGAAGTTGTAATAGTACAg AGTATAAATGAAGGAAATTTCCGATATAGCGGTGCTCGTATATTTATGTGTCTTGATACTGCTATGACAAGAGAGGAACAAAAACCTTTCAGAGAAATTCTACATTCACT atgTAAGGATAAAACACAGAAACAAGCTTCTACTTGGcagaaaaatgataaacacACAGAAGAGGAACAGATGAAATGCCATGGATTGATATTATTCCTAGCAGAATTAGTTGTTCAAATGGGGGATGTGCTTGCTTTTGAATTAGGAGAACAGCTAATACAACTTATTTCAATTGTATTGAAAAATCCAGGATCAAATTCTGCTAAACATATATGCCAAGCACTTAAA cTGGCAGGACATActttagaaagagataaaagaggtagccgaaaagaaatggaaaatatgaTGCGTGCTTTAACAGAATTAGTCACAGAAGGAAGAGCAGATTCAAGTGTGGGTCGCATGATCGATAGTGTACATCAGTTGCGTAATGGAAATTGGGGACGAGATAGTCATAATTCATCCAGTCAAAATTCATTACCAGAACCTATACATTCAACTAAAATGCAACATGAATATAATGAACTTGTTCTGTATGGTCCTGATGGTAAAGTACTATCTGCTGAAGAAAGCCAATTCTTACAGGATGCAGCAACAGATGCTAGTGATTCTGAAAAACAAGC aGAAATAGATCAAGAGTACGAAGAATTATTGGAAGATGAAGACGACGAATCATTTGCTACTGCCtatgaagaatttttaaaacttttacccaataaaattgaaaataaagtaCATCAGTGA
- the LOC122629200 gene encoding neurogenic locus notch homolog protein 3-like yields MGHFRILIILLVAFAVMVNGGQYLQSRIIASGGCDNYTCGINAKCTISRGRPVCSCLNLHMGDPLSQCIRVECLINEDCIGIKTCINNKCVDPCPGLCGINASCETKNHIPQCYCPPGYTGNPSNNCHLADPQAACKPSPCGENTRCEVINEIPVCTCLSGYKGSPLTGCRHECENDHECPNHLACSSLFKCESPCKCGKNANCDVVNHLAKCTCPHNWSGNPYLSCHPECTTHSDCPASKPACFYQKCVNPCDGVCGVNADCNLRDITPVCSCPRHMTGNPFVYCRNFEPRDLCEPNPCGIDAICTPGHDNTGKERPVCTCPTGYIGNALKVCQRGECLSDSECPDNRACIDFTCQNPCTGYECGPNAVCTPRRHIAVCTCPDGTRGDALFNCNPIDSKTAYYARSYRYRSY; encoded by the exons atgGGGCATTTccgaattttaataatactattgGTAGCGTTCGCCGTAATGGTCAACGGCGGACAGTACTTACAATCAAGGATAATCGCATCTG GTGGTTGTGATAACTACACTTGTGGAATCAACGCGAAATGCACAATAAGTCGTGGGCGTCCTGTGTGTTCTTGTCTCAATCTTCATATGGGCGATCCTCTTTCACAATGTATACGTGTCGAGTGTTTAA TTAATGAAGACTGTATTGGAATTAAaacttgtataaataataaatgtgttGATCCATGCCCTGGTTTATGTGGTATAAATGCATCATGTGAGACCAAAAATCACATACCTCAATGTTATTGCCCACCTGGATATACAGGCAATCCTTCTAATAATTGTCATTTAGCCGATCcgc AAGCAGCATGTAAACCTAGTCCATGTGGAGAAAATACAAGATGTGaagtaattaatgaaataccTGTTTGTACTTGTCTTTCTGGTTATAAAGGATCGCCTTTAACTGGTTGTCGTCATGAATGTGAAAACGACCATGAATGTCCTAATCATCTAGCATGttcatctttatttaaatgtgAAAGTCCATGTAAATGTGGTAAAAATGCTAATTGCGATGTTGTCAATCATCTTGCCAAATGTACATGTCCACAT AATTGGTCAGGAAATCCATATCTTTCTTGCCATCCAGAATGTACTACTCACTCTGATTGTCCAGCTAGCAAACCTGCTTGTTTCTATCAAAAATGTGTAAATCCTTGTGATGGTGTATGTGGAGTAAATGCTGATTGTAACTTACGTGATATTACTCCTGTATGCAGTTGTCCAAGACATATGACAGGGAATCCTTTTGTATATTGCAGAAATTTTGAACCAA gaGATCTTTGTGAACCAAACCCTTGTGGTATAGATGCAATTTGTACTCCTGGTCATGATAATACAGGTAAAGAAAGACCAGTTTGTACATGTCCTACTGGTTATATTGGTAACGCTCTAAAAGTATGTCAACGGGGAGAGTGCCTTAGCGATAGTGAATGTCCCGATAATCGAGCTTGCATAGATTTCACTTGTCAAAATCCATGTACTGGTTATGAGTGTGGACCAAATGCCGTTTGCACTCCAAGGCGTCATATTGCTGTTTGTACCTGTCCTGATGGAACACGTGGTGATGCACTTTTTAATTGCAATCCAATTGATAGTAAAACGGCATATTATGCAAGATCTTATCGGTATCGCTCCTATTAA